From Trichoderma atroviride chromosome 1, complete sequence, one genomic window encodes:
- a CDS encoding uncharacterized protein (EggNog:ENOG41), translating into MVKLSQGNELINRIASKLQDVLNGNINGMAEARMGGNSPTVERAAALDQYGRRAQNLVEHVDNSLDQEFWDTHSIVKSINAPERDLRLEQIDVAVRHSFQWAFDKASVGLTSWLQSDEKLFWISGKPGSGKSTFLKYLHTNPLTSKYLRNWYRSTNRVQATFFFHHRGTAIQKSLEGLYRGILSQVLEQAPQSLFVIRPNLPQSYGEAVCNHKLGTLAADLAALVSICEIPQDDEISQQLQHVLLCEMPRKAFRTMVIEPMQASGAIGDDADILERICQRRDYVQPTFIYATNIAHANDKKNKNASSSLDLYISKNLVFTQDITNQEKGGFVNVDLLISKNTRSVAKSTFKSNKRVFATLDLFISQKRVYTTDIYDENKDILAEVEVFTSKTLRYSTTVEKNTFSASRSENEWPKGEQVASTIQDWLVAIDPVAQFSQLKTLLENRTKRHEHHQVDKLVKETLVRFFHRKEQQQRIEAAHWSLQQLSDAMDRVASQRLIDLDLCLLLDALDEHDGPPEVISHFIKKFTTAEKSQTRMKILFSSRPWQPFIDAFGQNSGFQIHDFTEDDIRELCLQKTISDKPGSAEVLELTEQIVKQARGVFLWVKLVLSDLLENAAKLTVSGYSTDQLHAALIDILNSLPNDLEQYYKLIITRIPSSYRWEAYCLLEVISKSADAIFLSQVSDILACARANSVDDLFALKARSRDAAHRYSNGQLRIHSGGLIEAVGSNQLQLLHQTLIEFVQLPEFKNLILKDRYRITKENGYSILLKYTVFREDLLHQEFHDLRSPVVTVSSKALYYAREAESTTGESAFALFQHVVWEPPPEDNFLPKIGNQKYTTLEIAIAYGLKLLCNDVLRRDARVNPDRAPLVFLLLRNMVKRGRIDSAGALNTLQDMVTQGFPIHNSHIGFLTILTTLIDERPQVVMEGVVSSIGATPVIAFCREVLDTLFEPNFSFVCHKGGLEVEEIDLFRMFLGMYGIKDTAQAIHISADDEMTRYLLENGANPNELTTERLTPIDCRIKDIPTNIFPQELCHIVSSITILVEHGGRLNVCTRKKWNKLVQWMSATTSISLPPFPGWLDGAPGASRGIDFDIRNVKRRYRNVLKLWKRR; encoded by the exons ATGGTCAAACTCTCTCAAGGAAATGAGCTCATTaatcgcatcgcatccaaACTTCAAGACGTTCTCAATGGCAATATCAACGGCATGGCCGAAGCCCGCATGGGAGGGAACAGCCCAACCGTTGAAAGAGCAGCGGCCTTGGATCAGTATGGCCGGAGAGCACAAAATCTGGTGGAACATGTTGATAATTCCCTCGATCAAGAGTTCTGGGACACACATT CTATTGTAAAGTCGATCAATGCTCCAGAACGCGATCTCCGATTAGAGCAAATAGATGTAGCGGTCAGACATTCTTTCCAGTGGGCATTTGACAAGGCTTCAGTTGGGTTGACCAGCTGGCTTCAAAGTGACGAAAAATTGTTCTGGATATCTGGGAAGCCCGGGTCTGGAAAGTCCACATTCCTAAAGTACCTGCACACCAATCCGCTTACCTCGAAATATTTGCGCAACTGGTACCGCAGTACCAATCGTGTTCAAGCgacattcttcttccatcatcgTGGTACTGCAATCCAGAAATCACTCGAGGGCCTTTACCGCGGAATTTTAAGTCAGGTTCTGGAGCAGGCTCCCCAGTCATTGTTTGTGATCCGGCCAAACCTTCCACAATCCTACGGAGAAGCTGTTTGCAACCACAAGCTTGGAACTCTCGCTGCAGATTTGGCAGCTTTGGTCAGCATTTGTGAGATTCCTCAAGACGACGAGATCTCACAACAGCTCCAACATGTTCTGCTTTGCGAAATGCCCCGCAAAGCTTTTCGCACAATGGTTATAGAGCCAATGCAAGCCAGTGGTGCTATTGGCGATGATGCAGACATTTTGGAACGAATATGTCAGCGCCGAGATTACGTTCAGCCGACATTCATATATGCGACAAATATAGCTCACGCcaatgacaagaagaataaaaatgcTTCTTCTAGCTTGGACCTCTATATTTCCAAAAATCTAGTATTCACCCAGGATATAACCAACCAGGAGAAGGGTGGTTTTGTCAATGTCGATCTTTTAATCTCCAAAAACACGCGCTCTGTTGCAAAATCTACGTTCAAAAGCAACAAACGCGTCTTTGCTACTCTAGATCTTTTCATCTCACAAAAGCGAGTTTATACCACCGATATCTACGATGAGAATAAGGATATACTTGCTGAAGTAGAGGTTTTTACTTCAAAAACTCTACGATATTCTACGACTGTTGAAAAGAATACTTTTTCAGCTTCGAGATCCGAAAATGAATGGCCAAAGGGAGAGCAAGTCGCTTCTACGATCCAAGATTGGCTAGTAGCCATTGATCCAGTAGCACAATTCTCACAGCTCAAAACACTACTAGAAAATCGCACAAAACGACATGAACACCATCAAGTTGATAAGTTGGTCAAGGAAACTCTCGTCCGATTTTTTCATCgaaaagagcagcagcagcgcattgaGGCAGCACATTGGAGTCTGCAACAACTCAGCGACGCCATGGACAGGGTCGCCAGTCAACGCTTGATTGACTTGGATCTCTGCTTACTCCTCGATGCTTTGGATGAGCATGATGGACCTCCTGAGGTTATTTCTCATTTCATCAAGAAATTCACCACTGCTGAAAAAAGTCAAACTAGAATGAAGATACTTTTCTCAAGTCGGCCCTGGCAGCCATTTATTGATGCCTTTGGGCAAAATTCTGGGTTCCAAATACATGACTTTACCGAAGACGATATTCGCGAGCTTTGCTTGCAAAAGACAATCTCGGATAAACCAGGTTCGGCAGAAGTACTAGAGTTGACAGAGCAAATTGTCAAACAGGCCAGGGGCGTTTTCCTGTGGGTCAAGCTGGTTCTAAGCGATCTTTTAGAAAATGCTGCCAAATTGACCGTCTCTGGATACAGTACAGACCAACTTCACGCGGCGCTCATTGACATTTTGAACTCTCTACCCAATGATCTGGAGCAATATTACAAACTAATAATCACCAGAATACCCTCTTCATACCGCTGGGAGGCCTATTGCTTGCTCGAAGTTATCAGCAAATCAGCAGATGCAATATTTCTTTCTCAAGTCTCAGATATTCTGGCCTGCGCCAGAGCGAATAGCGTGGACGATCTTTTTGCGTTAAAGGCTAGGTCTCGAGATGCCGCCCACAGATATTCCAACGGACAACTCAGGATTCACTCAGGCGGCTTGATTGAGGCTGTTGGTTCAAACCAGCTCCAGTTACTTCACCAGACCCTGATTGAATTCGTTCAGCTCCCCGAATTCAAAAACCTCATTCTCAAAGACAGGTATCGAATTACAAAGGAGAATGGCTATTCAATACTTTTGAAGTATACGGTGTTTAGGGAAGACCTACTTCACCAAGAGTTTCACGACCTCCGTTCACCCGTGGTGACTGTGAGCAGCAAAGCCCTCTATTACGCGCGGGAAGCAGAGTCGACTACAGGGGAAAGCGCATTTGCCCTCTTTCAGCATGTGGTCTGGGAGCCACCTCCTGAAGATAATTTTCTTCCGAAAATTGGAAATCAAAAGTACACGACCCTGGAGATTGCCATAGCCTATGGGTTAAAGTTACTCTGTAACGATGTTTTGAGGCGTGATGCCCGTGTTAATCCTGACAGAGCTCCGCTGGTGTTTCTTCTATTGCGAAACATGGTTAAAAGGGGGAGAATCGACAGTGCCGGCGCTCTCAATACGCTTCAAGATATGGTGACTCAAGGGTTCCCGATCCACAACAGCCATATAGGCTTCCTGACGATACTGACCACTCTAATTGATGAAAGACCTCAGGTAGTCATGGAAGGCGTGGTATCAAGTATAGGTGCCACGCCCGTGATAGCCTTCTGTCGGGAGGTGCTGGACACACTCTTTGAACCGAATTTTAGCTTTGTGTGTCACAAGGGAGGCTTGGAAGTTGAGGAAATTGATCTCTTCAGGATGTTTTTGGGAATGTACGGCATAAAAGATACTGCCCAGGCCATTCACATCtctgctgatgatgagatgacaAGATATCTTCTAGAGAACGGCGCCAATCCTAACGAATTGACAACGGAAAGGCTGACACCGATCGACTGCCGAATAAAAGACATTCCAACGAATATATTTCCTCAAGAACTTTGCCATATCGTATCGTCTATTACGATTCTCGTCGAGCATGGAGGGCGCTTAAACGTGTGTACCCGAAAGAAATGGAACAAGCTGGTACAATGGATGAgtgccaccacctccatcaGCCTGCCACCGTTTCCAGGATGGCTTGACGGAGCACCAGGTGCAAGTCGAGGGATTGACTTTGACATACGAAATGTCAAGAGGCGTTATAGAAACGTTTTGAAGTTATGGAAGCGCAGATGA